From the genome of Streptomyces xanthophaeus:
GAGTCCGCCGCCCAGCCCGCCCCACCCACCCTGCCGGTCACCTTCCGGCCGACCCGCACCCGGGTCGTCCTGCTGGGCGTCGGCCTCGCCATGTTCGCCACCATCACGGCGATCGCCCTGCTGCTGGAGAACCTCAGCCCGGGCGAGCGGATCAGCTTCGTCTTCACCGCCGTCCTGCTGAGCTCCGTACTCGTCCTGCTCAGCCGCCCCAAGGTGGTCGCGGACGAGACCGGCGTCACGGTCGTCAACCTGACCAACACCCGCCGCCTGGAGTGGGCCCAGATCCTGCGGGTCAACCTCCGCCCGGGCGACCCGTGGGTGTTCCTCGACCTCAGCGACGGCACCAGCCTGCCCGCCCTCGGCATCCAGCCGGGCATCGCCAAGCAGCAGGCGATCGGCGACGCCCGCGCCCTGCGCGCCCTGGCCGAAACCCACGGAACGGGCACCGGCGACCACTGAGTCGGCCGATCCCCACGGCTGCGTACCGTTGCGGCCGGGATCTCAATGACTACCCTGGTGGCGGGGCGCAGCTGTGCGCCCTCCCATCGGCCCCGGGACCTCGTGGCCCGTGGGCACCTGCGACTTGAGGAGTGACTCCCTCCAGCAATGGACGGATCGTCCGGTAGTACCCGCGCCGCCCTCCCCTCGGAGGCGGCGGCATGACCATCCCGCTACTTCTGCTCGCGGCGGCCTTCGCCCTCATCCTCGCCAACGGTTTCTTCGTCGCCGCCGAGTTCGGCCTCGTCACCGTGGAGCGAGCCGAGGCCGAACGCGCCGCAGCCGACGGAGACCGCCGTGCCCGCACGGTGGTCAAGGCCCTACGGGAGCTGTCCTTCCAGCTCTCCGGCACCCAGCTCGGCATCACCATCACCTCCCTCGTGGTCGGCATGCTCGCCGAGCCCGCCCTCGCCGCACTGCTGGCCGGGCCGCTCGCGGCGACCGGCCTGCCGAAGGGAGCCGTCCCCGGCGTCGCCGTCGTCATCGGCATGCTGCTCGCCTCCGCCGTCCAGATGGTCGTCGGCGAGCTCGTCCCGAAGAACTGGGCGGTCTCCAGGCCGCTGCAGGTGGCCCGCTTCGTCGCCGGCCCCCAGCACGCCTTCTCCCGCGCCTTCCGCCCGGTCATCGCCGGTCTCAACGCCGTGGCCAACCGCCTCGTGCGGGCGCTCGGCGTGGAACCGACCGAGGAGATGGCCTCCGCCCGGACCCCCGGCGAGCTGCTCTCCCTGGTCCGCCATTCGGCCCAGGCCGGCGCCCTCGAACAGGACACCGCCGACCTCTTCGTCCGCACCCTCTCGCTGGGCGAGCTGACGGCCCAGCACGTCATGACCCCCCGGGT
Proteins encoded in this window:
- a CDS encoding PH domain-containing protein → MAESAAQPAPPTLPVTFRPTRTRVVLLGVGLAMFATITAIALLLENLSPGERISFVFTAVLLSSVLVLLSRPKVVADETGVTVVNLTNTRRLEWAQILRVNLRPGDPWVFLDLSDGTSLPALGIQPGIAKQQAIGDARALRALAETHGTGTGDH